In Candidatus Desulforudis audaxviator MP104C, a genomic segment contains:
- a CDS encoding Mut7-C RNAse domain-containing protein — protein MKRAWLRFYAELNELLPAEKRWKTGFPVSFWVQPTVKDLVESQGVPHTEVALVLVNGEPADLSRPVGDGDRVSVYPVFRTIDVGPLSGPNAGFPFPPRFVLDTHLGRLAAYLRLAGFDTLYSNRFEDVELAEIAAREKRVVLTRDRGLLKRNRVTRGYLVRASDPASQLAEVLARFDLGGAMVPFSRCLPCNGVLERMPREEVLERVPPRVREDLDVFYRCPDCGRVYWDGTHCARMRDLLRKARHSAAGSRESPSVEGRLP, from the coding sequence GTGAAGCGGGCCTGGCTCCGTTTTTACGCCGAGTTGAACGAGCTTTTGCCGGCGGAAAAGCGGTGGAAAACCGGTTTCCCCGTGTCCTTTTGGGTACAGCCGACCGTCAAGGATCTGGTGGAATCCCAGGGTGTTCCCCACACCGAGGTGGCGCTGGTGCTGGTCAACGGGGAGCCGGCGGACTTATCCCGGCCGGTCGGGGACGGCGACCGGGTCAGCGTGTACCCGGTCTTCAGAACGATCGACGTCGGCCCCCTGAGCGGACCGAATGCCGGTTTCCCGTTTCCGCCGCGTTTCGTACTGGATACCCACCTGGGGCGGCTGGCGGCTTACCTGCGCCTGGCCGGGTTCGACACCTTGTACAGCAACCGCTTTGAGGACGTGGAACTGGCCGAGATCGCGGCGCGGGAGAAACGTGTCGTTCTTACGCGCGACCGGGGGCTCTTGAAGCGGAACAGGGTGACCCGGGGCTACCTGGTGCGGGCGAGTGATCCAGCCAGCCAGTTAGCCGAGGTGCTGGCGCGTTTCGATCTTGGCGGGGCCATGGTTCCCTTCAGCCGTTGCCTGCCCTGTAACGGCGTTCTGGAGCGGATGCCCCGGGAGGAGGTCTTGGAGCGGGTGCCGCCTCGCGTCCGGGAAGATTTAGATGTCTTCTACCGCTGCCCCGACTGCGGCCGGGTCTACTGGGACGGCACGCACTGCGCGCGCATGCGCGATCTTCTCCGGAAGGCCCGGCATTCGGCCGCCGGGTCCAGGGAAAGTCCGTCTGTTGAAGGCCGCTTGCCGTAG
- a CDS encoding phage holin family protein: MLTLGLFTLVINAWMVLLAAKLIAGLTVPGFWPALVTALVVTLVNLALNHWLRHRHYIRVV, encoded by the coding sequence CTGCTCACCCTCGGCCTGTTCACCCTGGTCATTAACGCCTGGATGGTGCTGCTGGCCGCCAAATTGATTGCCGGACTGACCGTGCCCGGGTTCTGGCCGGCCCTGGTCACCGCCCTGGTGGTGACGCTGGTCAACCTGGCCTTGAACCACTGGCTCCGGCACCGCCACTATATCCGGGTGGTCTGA